From a single Papaver somniferum cultivar HN1 unplaced genomic scaffold, ASM357369v1 unplaced-scaffold_19, whole genome shotgun sequence genomic region:
- the LOC113338420 gene encoding uncharacterized protein LOC113338420: protein MAAASKIHLFKKLAIAAGSPNNYYLNPSENLWKMASKWSAVEHEDVINLTFHMRAFGDPIYLSVKQSKFININVGIDAYKMPDGYADKNGMRNFSIELNANFLKLGTKGDYTKGPESIARMYISKLNAEEIKNNARRMHVSKLTPEEIKNTTTTRMNVSKPKAQGNKKFYVETFNIL, encoded by the exons ATGGCTGCTGCTTCAAAAATCCACCTCTTCAAGAAACTGG CAATAGCAGCTGGAAGTCCTAACAATTACTATCTGAATCCATCTGAGAATCTATGGAAGATGGCATCTAAGTGGAGTGCTGTTGAACATGAAGATGTTATTAATTTGACATTTCATATGCGTGCATTTGGGGATCCAATATATCTTTCGGTAAAACAATCAAAGTTTATTAATATCAATGTAGGAATAGATGCATACAAGATGCCTGATGGTTATGCTGATAAGAACGGGATGAGGAATTTCAGTATTGAATTGAATGCTAACTTCCTTAAGTTAGGAACTAAGGGTGATTATACCAAAGGCCCAGAGAGTATTGCAAGGATGTATATCTCTAAACTCAATGCtgaagaaatcaagaataatGCTCGAAGGATGCATGTTTCTAAACTCACACCTGAAGAAATCAAGAATACTACTACTACAAGGATGAATGTTTCTAAACCCAAAGCTCAAGGAAATAAGAAGTTCTATGTTGAAACGTTCAATATTCTTTAA